DNA from Thioclava sp. GXIMD2076:
AGAAGTAGCTGCGCACCAGCGCGTCCGAGATCAGCACCCAGCCATTGGCCACCACAAAGAAGGCCAGCTTGAAGGGCAAGGACACGACCGCAGGCGGCACCATCATCATCCCCATCGACATCAGCACGGCCGATACCACGAGGTCGATCACCAGAAACGGAATGTAGATCAGGAAGCCGATCTGGAAGGCACGCGCGATCTCCGACAGCATGAAAGACGGCACCAGGGTCGAGAGCGGCACATCCGGCGACAGCGCAAGGGCCGCATCAGGCGAGCGGAGCTGGGCCAGAGATGCGAAGGTCTCGGGGTTGGTGCGCCCTGCCATGAAGGTCCGGAACGGCTCTATCGCGCGCTCCAGTGCGGGCATCATCTCGAGCTGACCGTTCATCAGGGGCGCAATACCGTTGGTATAGGCGTCCATGAAGGTGGGCTCCATAATAAACCATGTCAGAAACAGCGCCAACGAGATGATCAGCATATTCGGCGGCGCCGCCTGCAGACCGATCGCCTGACGCAGGATCGACAGAACCGTGACAATGAACGGAAAACAGGTCACCATAATCATGATGCCGGGCGCGAGGCTTAGCAGGGTCACCGCAGAGATCAGCAGAACCGAACTGCCCGTCAGGCTATTCTCGCCGCCGAAATCCAGAGTGACCTCTTGCGCCAAACCCGGCGCCGCAGAAAGCATTAACGTTAATGCGCCGTAACAAATTAGGCGTGACATTGTCATGTCACAGCCCGTTTTGCAGATCGATCACCTCGGTCAGACGCACGCCCAGTTGCCCGGCGTGATCGCCCTGCAGCTCGGTCAGTTCGCCACGCGCGATCAGCTTGTCCCCAACATAGAGCTCGACCGGATCATCGACGCGGCTGTCCAACGGCAGGACCGAATCGCGCTTCATACGCAGAAGGTCACGCACCATCGGGCGCGCCTTACCCACCGAGATAGTGATCTCGATCGGCACTTGGGTAAATGGGTTCGAGGATTGGGTTGCCGCCTCAGTCATTATTCTGCTCCTTCTGGACCGCGCCAAAATAACTGGCAATCGCATCGCCGATCAGTGCGATAACACCATCAAGGTCGATATGCGTTTCTTTGCCGCCGAAGCGCAGATAGACCTGCCCTTCGCCCAGCGTATCTTCTGCAACAAAGCTCATTGGCAGGCTTTTCTCCTGCGAGAGAAGCTCCCGCACCTGCTCGAGGCTATTAGGGTTAACCACCACGGTGAGCGGCGTATCGGCAAGCTCGGTCGCCATCGGCATGACCTGCTCCGCGATTGTCTGTGCCAGCGTCTGGCGTGCAACAGTCGGCAGAACTTTTGCAGTCATATCAACAAGCAGCGGCTTCATGGCCTCGAGCACATGCTGACGCGCTTCGTGGAAGGTAAAAGAGAGCGCCTGCAGGTTCTGGCCCAGATCGGCGCGCAAACGCGCCTCCTCGGCATTCTGGGCCGCGACCGCATCTTCCCAGCCTGCCGAGTAGCCCTTTTCGAAGGCCGCGAGCTTGATTTCCTCGAGTTCGGCATGTTCCACGGTCACGGATTGCGGCACATGCGAGGTCGTTTCAAAGGATTCCAGTTCGAACCGCTGCATCACGCACGTTCCTCCTTCTCATCCATCCAGCTGCGCAAGATCTCTACGGTCTCGTCGCGTCGCTCTTCGATCAGGCGTTTCAACCGGTCGACCGGATCGGCATCATTTTCTGCATCATCAAAGGCGTTGCCCATGGCGAAGGGCATGTCGAAACCGCCCAGTTCGTCACCGCCCCCGAGCCCGGACACGAGCGGCATATCATCGGGCAAGTCGCCATCGGCAATCTCGCCAGTCAGTGCATTCGGGTCACCTGCAGCAGGAGGCAGCTGTGCAACCTGCTGGCGCTGGGTCAGGATAGGCTTCATCACGAAAAGACCGAGGATAAGCGCCACCACCGCCAGCACACCCAGCTGGATAAGCTGCATGACATCAAGGTTCTGGCCACCCATGAAGCCTCCCGACATCGCCTCGATGCCTTCGATCAGCGTCGGCTCGAATTGCATGCTTTGCAGGGTGATCACATCGCCACGCGCTTCGTCAAAGCCTACAGCCGACGACACGAGCGCTTGAAGCTGGTCCAGTTCAGCCTGAGGGCGCGGCGCCCAGGTCACGGTACCATCGGCACCGGTGGTCGGGAGGCCATTCACCAGCACTGCGACGGTGAGGCGTGTCACACTACCCGGTTTACGCAGAACCTCGCGCCGTGTCTCGGACACATCGAAATTGGTGCGCTCGCGGGTCTGCGAGCTGTTGCTCTGGGACTGACCACCCGCATTCGCATTGCCGGTAGGAAGGTTGGATGCAACGGTCACATTCGCCGGGTCGGTCGATTGGGAACTGTCACTCTGCTCCTGAGCGTCGGTCGAAATTGCGATCCGGCTGGCCGGGTCGATCACGCGTTCGGTGATAGATTCGCTTTCCAAAGCGGTACGGAGCGAGATCTCCACCACGGCATTCCCACGACCAACACGCGCTTCCAGAAGTCGTTCCACGTTCTTTTTCAGCTCGGCTGCACGATCTTCGCCATTTTGCAGGATGTTGTCATCGTCACCGGTAGAGATCAGACCACCATTCGCATCGATCACCGAAACATCTTCGGGCTTCATACCCGTGACCGCCGAGGCAACAAGATGCTTAAGCGCGCGCGCTTGCTGTTGGCTGATAGAGCCGGAGACTGCAGTGATGAAGACGGAAGCCGTCGGCTCGATCGAACGGCGGAAAGCGTTATCGCTGCCATGTGCGATATGGACACGGGCCGAGCGGATGCCGGGATTGGCTACAATCGTCCGCGCCAGCTCGCCCTCTTTTGCGCGCCAATAGGCCGCATCGAACATCTGCGAGGTCGTGCCAAATCCGGACATCGAATCGAGCAGCTCATATCCGGCGCCGCCCATCGCCGGTAGTCCTTCGGAGGCAAGCGTCATGCGAAGCTCGTCGCGCTGGGTTGCATCGACATAGATCGAATCGCCACGGATTTCATAAGGAACGCCACGCTGTTCGAGCGCGCTGACAACCTCCCCAGAGCTTTTCCCTTCCAGTCCTGCATAGAGGAGAGAGTAGGATGGCTTGGATGCCATATTAGAAAGAAGCAGGATCGCCGCGAAGACGATCCCGGTTGCTGCGAGCACAATGAAACGCCGCCGCGTATCCATCGCTTGCCAAACGGCCGTTACCTGTTCCAAGACGCACCTCCATGAGCGGACCTTCTGTCCCGTCGTCGTCTCATGTTTCGCCGATCGCCCTTAACAATCGGTTAGTGGGTCTGGGTTTATTACGGTTTCAACGAAGTAATCGGAATGATCCCATGGCAGAAGCAACAGCAGATCAGATAGAAGGCTCAGAAGAGCCGAAGAAAAAGTCGAAACTTCCGCTAATTATCGGCCTCGTGCTGATGCTCGTCTTTGGCGGCGGCAGTTTCTTCGCACTTTATTCCGGCATGATTCTCGCCCCTCCGGCGGCAGAGGATCCACATGCCGAAGAGGTTCCAAAACCGGCGGATCTGCCGGATATTTCCTTTATCAAACTCGATCCGATGGTGATCTCGCTTAGCGATTCTGCCTCGCGCCATCTACGCTTCAGCGCCGAGCTTGAAGTCCCGACGGCGTATCAGGCCGATGTCGAGAAGCTGCGGCCGCGCGTCATGGATGTGCTGAACGGTTATCTGCGCGCTGTAGATCTGAGCGAGCTTGAGGACCGCACCGCACTCATCAAGCTTCGCGCACAGATGTTGCGGCGCATCCAGATCGTCACCGGCGAGGGCCGTGTGAATGATCTGCTTATCATCGAATTTGTGCTGAACTGAGGAATGCAGACCATGGAACTTATCTCTAATATCCTGCTGATCGCTGGCGCTCTGGGTGCTGCCGTCTACTGTATTGTCCTGTCGCGCCGCCTCAAGAAGTTCAATCAGCTTGAAAGCGGAATGGGCGGCGCGATTGCCGTTCTATCCGCTCAGGTCGATGAACTGACCAAGGCTCTGGAAAAGGCGCAAAGCACAGCAAATACCTCGGCGGAGCAGCTGCGGACGCTCACGAAACGCGCGGAGATCGGCGCGGAGAAACTGGAGATCATGCTCGCCTCGCTGCATGATCTTCCGGAGCCTGCCCCTCAGGACACAACTCCCGAACCGCGTCCCGCTCCTACGGTTCCCCTGGAACCCGTGATGACCGAAGAGGCCAATGCCCCGAAGCGCCCGCGCGTCGTACGGCGCCGTAACCGTGACAACATGGAGGCCGCGGAATGAGCGCGACCGAAAAGAAAGACGCTCGCAAACCGCAAGCGGCGCGAAAGCCCAAAGCCACCCCGCGCAGACCGGCGCGCAATACGCTGATGATCATCGCAACGCTCCTCGCAGGCTCGGCCGCGATCCGTATTGCGGCAGGTGCAGACACGGCATTTGCGAAGGCCGCAGATCTCACCAACGCTGTGACCTCTCCAACCTGCACGACAGAAGAAGGCGTCATGGCGCTTCTATCCGAGGTGAATGCCCGCTCCGGCAAGCTTGATGAACGCGAAGCCCTTCTGGCCAACCGTGCCACAGCGATCAGCGTCGCAGAAGATCGGCTGAGGCAGCGCATCGAAGAAATGAAAACCGCCGAGGAAGAGCTCGCCAAAACTGTCCAGATTGCGGATCGCGGTGCCGAGGACGATGTAACTCGACTTGTGACGCTCTATGAAAATATGAAGCCGAAACAAGCCGTTCCTCTATTCGAGACCATGGCGCCGGAATTTGCGGCAGGCTTCCTCGGGCGCATGCAACCCGCCGCGGCTGCATCGATTATGGCAGGTCTGTCCCCGGACACCGCCTATACGATCAGCGTATTGATGGCAGGTCGGAACGCGAACGCCCCAAAAAGGTAAAGCGCGTCAGTAGTTTTTTAAACGTCCTTTGCGATGCTTGCATCGTAACAATGGAGACGGACGATGATTGGCATAGTGGGAATCGTGATCATCTTCGCCATGGTATTTGGCGGCTATGTAGCAGCCGGTGGCAAGATGGGAATTATCCTGAAATCACTCCCCTTTGAGATGATTATGATCGGGGGCGCGGCCGTCGGGGCCTTTATCCTGTCAAATGACATGGCGTCTATCAAACACGCGCTGAAGGACATCGGGAAAGTCTTCAAGGGGCCGAAATGGAAGCCTGATGATTATCGGGATCTTCTCTGTCTGCTGTTCGAGTTGATCCGCCTGCAGCGGCAAAACCCCGTGGCCATTGAAGAACATATCGAAGACCCCGAGAACTCTTCGATTTTTGGGAAATATCCGAAGATTCTCCATGACCACGAAGCCGTCGAAATGATCTGCGACACGCTGCGCTCGGCCTCTATGAACTATGACGACCCCCATCAGGTCGAAGAGGTTCTCGAGAAGCAGCTCGAAGCCAATTACCATCACGCAATGCATTCCAGTCATGCGATCCAGAACGTCGCTGACGCAATGCCCGCGCTCGGGATTGTGGC
Protein-coding regions in this window:
- the motA gene encoding flagellar motor stator protein MotA encodes the protein MIGIVGIVIIFAMVFGGYVAAGGKMGIILKSLPFEMIMIGGAAVGAFILSNDMASIKHALKDIGKVFKGPKWKPDDYRDLLCLLFELIRLQRQNPVAIEEHIEDPENSSIFGKYPKILHDHEAVEMICDTLRSASMNYDDPHQVEEVLEKQLEANYHHAMHSSHAIQNVADAMPALGIVAAVLGVIKTMGSIDQPPEVLGKMIGGALVGTFLGVFLAYGFIGPFASRIKAVVDEDSHFYKLIREVLVANLHNHATNICIEVGRQNTPHHIRPSFSALEEALKSVKSEAA
- a CDS encoding flagellar basal body-associated FliL family protein, which codes for MAEATADQIEGSEEPKKKSKLPLIIGLVLMLVFGGGSFFALYSGMILAPPAAEDPHAEEVPKPADLPDISFIKLDPMVISLSDSASRHLRFSAELEVPTAYQADVEKLRPRVMDVLNGYLRAVDLSELEDRTALIKLRAQMLRRIQIVTGEGRVNDLLIIEFVLN
- the fliF gene encoding flagellar basal-body MS-ring/collar protein FliF yields the protein MEQVTAVWQAMDTRRRFIVLAATGIVFAAILLLSNMASKPSYSLLYAGLEGKSSGEVVSALEQRGVPYEIRGDSIYVDATQRDELRMTLASEGLPAMGGAGYELLDSMSGFGTTSQMFDAAYWRAKEGELARTIVANPGIRSARVHIAHGSDNAFRRSIEPTASVFITAVSGSISQQQARALKHLVASAVTGMKPEDVSVIDANGGLISTGDDDNILQNGEDRAAELKKNVERLLEARVGRGNAVVEISLRTALESESITERVIDPASRIAISTDAQEQSDSSQSTDPANVTVASNLPTGNANAGGQSQSNSSQTRERTNFDVSETRREVLRKPGSVTRLTVAVLVNGLPTTGADGTVTWAPRPQAELDQLQALVSSAVGFDEARGDVITLQSMQFEPTLIEGIEAMSGGFMGGQNLDVMQLIQLGVLAVVALILGLFVMKPILTQRQQVAQLPPAAGDPNALTGEIADGDLPDDMPLVSGLGGGDELGGFDMPFAMGNAFDDAENDADPVDRLKRLIEERRDETVEILRSWMDEKEERA
- the fliP gene encoding flagellar type III secretion system pore protein FliP (The bacterial flagellar biogenesis protein FliP forms a type III secretion system (T3SS)-type pore required for flagellar assembly.) — encoded protein: MSRLICYGALTLMLSAAPGLAQEVTLDFGGENSLTGSSVLLISAVTLLSLAPGIMIMVTCFPFIVTVLSILRQAIGLQAAPPNMLIISLALFLTWFIMEPTFMDAYTNGIAPLMNGQLEMMPALERAIEPFRTFMAGRTNPETFASLAQLRSPDAALALSPDVPLSTLVPSFMLSEIARAFQIGFLIYIPFLVIDLVVSAVLMSMGMMMVPPAVVSLPFKLAFFVVANGWVLISDALVRSYF
- a CDS encoding FliM/FliN family flagellar motor C-terminal domain-containing protein; protein product: MTEAATQSSNPFTQVPIEITISVGKARPMVRDLLRMKRDSVLPLDSRVDDPVELYVGDKLIARGELTELQGDHAGQLGVRLTEVIDLQNGL
- a CDS encoding flagellar biosynthesis protein produces the protein MMQRFELESFETTSHVPQSVTVEHAELEEIKLAAFEKGYSAGWEDAVAAQNAEEARLRADLGQNLQALSFTFHEARQHVLEAMKPLLVDMTAKVLPTVARQTLAQTIAEQVMPMATELADTPLTVVVNPNSLEQVRELLSQEKSLPMSFVAEDTLGEGQVYLRFGGKETHIDLDGVIALIGDAIASYFGAVQKEQNND